In Coregonus clupeaformis isolate EN_2021a unplaced genomic scaffold, ASM2061545v1 scaf1686, whole genome shotgun sequence, the DNA window caaacacgactgagtttagttttttaccaaaaagttatattttggtttcatctgaccatatgacattctcccaatcctcttctggatcatccaaatgcactctagcaaacttcagacgggcctggacatgtactggcttaagcagggggacacgtctggcactgcaggatttgagtcctggcggcgtagtgtgttactgatggtaggctttgttactttggtcccagctctctgcaggtcattcactaggtcccccgtgtggttctgggatttttgctcaccgttcttgtgatcattttgaccccacggggtgagatcttgcgtggagccccagatcgagggagattatcagtggtcttgtatgtcttccatttcctaatacattgctcccacagttgatttcttcaaaccaagctgctttacctattgcagattcagtcttcccagcctggtgcaggtctccaattttgtttctggtgtcctttgacagctctttggtcttggccatagtggagtttggagtgtgactgtttgaggttgtggacaggtgtcttttatactgataacaagttcaaacaggtgccattaatacaggtaacgagtggaggacagaggagcctcttaaagaagaagttacaggtctgtgagagccagaaatcttgcttgtttgtaggtgaccaaatacttattttccatcattatttgcaaatatattcattaaaaatcctacaatgtgattttctggcatttttttcctcattttgtctgtcatagttgacgtgtacctatggtgaaaattacaggcctctctcatctttttaagtgggagaacttgcacaattggtggctgactaaatactttttttccccactgtacatgttgttgctggacattaGTTGTTACatacatgttgttgctggacattaGTTGTTACatacatgttgttgctggacattaGTTATTACatacatgttgttgctggacattaGTTGTTACatacatgttgttgctggacattaGTTATTACatacatgttgttgctggacattaGTTGTTACatacatgttgttgctggacattaGTTGTTACatacatgttgttgctggacattaGTTGTTACatacatgttgttgctggacattaGTTTAGCCTCCTCATCCATCAATGATTTAACCTTGTAAATCAGCACTCAGTGATGGAAAGGGAATGCTGGTTTATCAATATTGCATGTGGCGTCTGGCGCCAGCTAATGcatacgtctgtctgtctgtctgtctggagtgaGTCATGcctacgtctgtctgtctgtctggagtgaGTCATGCCTACGTCTCTCTGGAGTGAGTCATGCctacgtctgtctgtctctctggagTGAGTCATGcctacgtctgtctgtctgtctgtgtctgtgtctgtgtctgtgtctggtcgGTGGGGTCGTGAGTCATGCCCACTATAGATGCGACATCATTGTATGCAGTAATGATATATTGTTGTGTTGTTCCCCAGGTGGCTGAAGGTCAGGAGATTTGTGTGATCGAGGCCATGAAGATGCAGAACAGCTTGATTGCTGCTAAAGCTGCCAAGGTAAGGCCAATGAACACACACCCATTACACTAACCTACACGACAACACAATGCACACCCATTACACTAACCTACACGACAACACAATGCACACCCATTACACTAACCTACACGACAACACAATGCACACCCATTACACTAACCTACACGGCAACACAATGCACACACATTACACTAACCTACACGACaacacaatgcacacacacacacccattacACTAACCTACACGGCAACAcaatgcacgcatgcacacacacacacacacacacacacacacgtattaccacacacacactacattacacatcccccttctctccctgtaacgattccccaggttgttgctgttaatgacaatgtgttctcagtcaacttacctggtaaaataagggttaaagaaaatcaatcaaacacacacattaccacacactactactacattaccacacactactactacattaCCACACACACTACTACATTACCGCACACAACTACTACATTACCGCGACACTACTACTACATtaccacacactactactacattaccgcacactactactacattacacacactactactacattaccacacactactactacattaCCATACACTACTACATTACCCCACACACACATTGAATTACACTCCCCTCTACACATCACCACAGTAAGACAGCTAGTGTGTACAGTGTGAGGTGATGGACATCAGACCTTTCTGTGTGTTGTTTCCTCCCAGGTGAAGAGTGTCCACTGTAAAGCAGGAGAGACTGTTGGAGAGGGGAGACCTTCTGGTCCAACTGGAGTAGGATCTGACCTACGACCTCTAACCTCTGGCCTCCCACCGCTGACCTCGCTCGCTCAGGGATTGGCTCGAAGTCCGGCTGAAGGAATTCTGGGACAAAGgaatggacaggacactagtagACTAGATGGACGGTTCCCCAGTCTGTCCTTGTTGTTTTGTTACGGTGTTTTCATCTTCCTGTGGTGCTAGTAGGCTCCACACTCCAGTATTGGCTTCTGGGATTCGCTCGTTGACAAATTTGAGATTCAGGGGATTttccacacaaaaacacaaaaataCAAGATGGACGCTGTGGACCTTCTTTTGTGCCTTTAGCCTCTGAAAGGAGGATTGACCTGTTAAAGATGATGAATACTGTAGATGTCACTTAGCTTACATGGCACTAATCATGTGTAATGTAGCTCCtcgctagcctggtcccagatctgtttgtgccatcttGCCAGACTCATTTTGGGGGTGGGTACTCGTAGTTGTACCTCACATTTCACTGTATGAAACACTTGTGTATCAGAGTTTAGAAACCTGCTCATCGTAAAACGCTACTCCCTTGGGTGGGGTTGCTTTAGCCTTTAAAGGGTAACTCTCAACCCCATTTTCAGCCTTTGCCCAACCCCTTGAAATAAAACAAAATGCATTCAGGTGAGAAATTGTGGGTGGGAGGAATTGCTCATAAATATTCATTTTGGGGGTGGGTACTCGTAGTTGTACCTGATCCCAACACTTTCTCACTAAAGTATACTTTCAGATACGGCTCTGGAAAGTTAGCTCACATTGGTATGCGCCGAGTTCCTGACATCTATTGCCACTTGCAGTGTAAGTTCGAATCCCTTATGGGGGGGGGGATTTTTTTTATTGTGTTGGGAAGAAAGTGCAATCATCACCTTGTAAATGAAGATTAGGGGCTCAATTCAATCCAACCCGCATTGCAGTATTTTACACAGTAGCTCTTTTTCGATGTCAAATTAACTCACAGGTTGGTCTTGGGTGCTGTATAAAAACCTATAACTACTACCAGGGCGACCCCTCTCACTGGGTATGCTTTCACTTTTCAGAATTAGAAGTGTGTGGGCATGGGATGAATATTGGAAATAAACGATTTGAAAAAAGAAAAAAGGTATCTGCCCCAGTTGGGATTAGAACTCACAACCATTGCACTATAAGCCAACTGCTAGGGACTGAGCCCGCCAATCAGTAATAGCGGTTGGGGGAAAATGAGTTAACATGACCACCATTGTTATCTATTTCTTGTTACGATGGATGTAGCTACGAATATACACGTATGttcctttttcttcttcttcgtaAACCTCGTTGGTGTGTATGAAACGGTAAGCAGAAATGTTGAATTTAGTCGTGCGTTGATGTGCCTTTACTGCCCTGTCGGATTTTGCAACATCAGCAGTCTAGTCAAGGAAGCATCGTGAAAAATATATTGGCACATTCCACTTACCAAGACCATTGCCAAATAAGGCGCACCGTCACCTGCTTTTATAGTAAACCTTAAGGTGGTACCACGCAGCACATCTAGAAGGGAGTGTATTTCATACCGGAAACCCTCCCTTTGATGACGTAGGGGCGCCTCTTCATCACGATTTCAATGGTAGAGTTGAACCGCTAGGGACAAAGAGCTAAATGTactattaaaatacaaaaatatatcaCTTTTGCAACAAACTGTCAAAATGAAGACCAAGATTGATCGGGGTTTCACTATAACTAAACCTAAAACATCTGTTTTTTGTCTTGAAAGTTAATCTTTAAATACTGTAGGGACTGGTAGAGGGGTTGGACATACTGTAGGGACTGGTAGAGGGTTGGACATACTGTAGGGACTGGTAGAGGGGTTGGACATACTGTAGGGACTGGTAGAGGGTTGGACATACTGTAGGGACTGGTAGAGGGTTGGACATACTGTAGGGACTGGTAGAGGGGTTGGACATACTGTAGGGACTGGTAGAGGGGTTGGACATACTGTAGGGACTGGTAGAGGGGTTGGACATACTGTAGGGACTGGTAGAGGGGTTGGACATACTGTAGGGACTGGTAGAGGGGTTGGACATACTGTAGGGACTGGTAGAGGGGTTGGACATACTGTAGGGAAAGGAGTCAGAGTGAAAATATGTTATTTGTTCATTCATTTTACAATGTTACTCAGATCCCCTCGTCTGATCTATACCACTAAGAACTCACAACGTTACCTCGATTTTCCCAAATGAAGTGACTGTATAATCAAtctctctccccacacacactctccctcataCACCCCATTGGACATTATAGATTGGTTTTGGTTGTATATTGCctgtggctgtgtcccaaatggcactctatgggtcctggtcaaaagtagtgcacttcatagggaatagggtgtcatttgggcacttcatagggaatagggtgtcatttgggcacttcatagggaatagggtgtcatttgggatgcaggttgTCACAGTgtgagggaatagggtgtcatttgggatgcaggttgTCACAGTgtgagggaatagggtgtcatttgggatgcaggttgTCACAGTGTGTGGTGCTTCGATCCCATATTGAGGATGCTGAATGTACTCTAATGGTGAAACCCCCGACCAGAACAGGACCTATGATTCTGTGCGATTATCATTACCCAGGGGTTACTTTATTTCCACAAAGGACCCGAGAGGAAAGCCTATCCTATTATAGTGTCCATTGTCGCCTTTAGTGACTTGTTTGCTTTAGAGtttaaaatgtgtattttatCTGATTACCTAGCCtgagtcccagatctgtttgtgctgtaaagCCAACTCCTATTGACATCATGTCATTTGGAGTTGGCAAAACAGTACAAACAAATCTGGGACTCAGGCTACTGATTACCTACTGTTGAAGGGAGAAGAGTTTGAGATAGCCCTggcccaaagtagtgcactatacagggagtAGATTGGCCCCTTGGTGTCAAAGTTTAAAGGTCAGGACTCACAGTACAACAGAGCTCTGAATGAGACTCAAGGCTTTAAGGAATGTTAACCCTAAAATGGCCTTTCCTCTGTAGATGGACAACTCTAAgtcatacactaccgttcaaatgtttggAGTCACTTGGCgtcaaatgtccttgtttttgaaagaacattgttgtttttttaccattaaaataacatcaaattgatcagaaatatagtgtagacattgttaatgttgtaagtggctattgtagctggaaacggcaggtTTTTAATGGAatgtctacataggcgtacagaggcccattatcagcaaccatcagtcctgtgttccaatggcatgttgtgtttgctaatccaagtgtatcattttaaaaggctaattgatcattagaaaacccttttgcaattatgttagcacagctgaaaactgttgtgctgattaaagaagcaataaaactggccttcttgagactaggtgagtatctggagcatcagcaattgtgggtttgattacaggatcaaaatggcaagaaacaaataactttcttctgaaactcgtcagtctatccTATTCcgtgcgagaaattgccaagaaactgaagatctcgtacaacgctgtgtactactcccttcacagaacagcacaaactggctctaaccagaatagaaagaggagtgggaggccccggtgcacaactgagcaagaggacaaatacattagtgtctagtttgagaaacgggcgcctcaggtcctcaactggcagctacATTAAatggtacccgcaaaacaccagtctcaacgtcaacagtgaagaggcgactccggatgctgacctaggcagagttgcaaagaaaaagccatatctcagactggccaataaaaataaaatattaagataggcagtctgagatatggctttttctttgcaagaatagactgacgagtttcagaagaaagttatttgtttctggctattttgatcctgtaatcgaacccacaattgctgatgctccagatacacaactagtctcaagaaggccagttttattgtttctttaatcagcacaacagttttcagctctgctaacataattgcaaaagggttttctaatgatcaattacccttttaaaatgataaacttggattagcaaacacaacgtgccattggaacacaggactgatggttgctgataatgggcctctgtacgtctatgtagatattccataaaaaatctgtcgtttccagctacaatagccatttacaacattaacaatgtcttcactgtatttctgatcaatttgatgttattttaatggacaaaaaaagtaattttctttcgaaaacaaggacatttctaagtgaccccaaacttttgaacggtagtgtatgtttgtaCTTGTTTTTTGGAGATAATTTTGTAATAAAAGAGAAAGATGATTGGAACGATGTTGAACTACACGGTCTGACTCCGATACACCCAAGCTGCACCACAGAATCAAATTCCTTTTTTTTTGTATCAACAGTTTTCTTTAACATATTTATACAAAGCATAAACAAAATATGTCCCCATTGTTCAATGTATTCAGTAACTGAAGGCAGGTAGTGTCGTCCTTCACAGAGCAATGTGGTTGGCTTAGAACTTGGGTCAGGTAGGTTGCTGGGGGTCATCGTCATGGTGACCAGATGAACACTGTTTTGATTGGAGGTACAGTATTTCAATCAGAACCAAAACATCAGGAAGCATCTGGATCGTTATGCTCCattcaaacaacaacaacctCTGATGCTCTTCGCTTTTCACTCAGGCTACTTGCAGCAGTCCGTGTCATACATGAAACCCTTTTACTGCCATcggtagtgttatcagagatcaTATGGATTCTCCAGCTTCAACTATAATCCCTTCACTGTCATACACCTTTTCACTTCTCATAGAGATGCCAACCTGTACTAAGATGGATGGACCTGACAGAAGAGAGAGGCTTTGCGTCAAATCCATTTCAACCTGCTCACTGTGTTCTACTAGAGATAAATCCTAATTTAAtctttgtttcttatgctgggaaGATGTAGAGCTCTATATGAATGAAACTTCATctaaggttgcatcccaaatagcaacctattccctgtatagtacaCTAGTTTTGACCTGCGCCCattgggttctggtcaaaagtagtgcactatgtagggaatatggtgccatttataGCCTGAATAATCATTGTGAACAGCTAATGTAAGAAGGTATTAGAGTTATGGACTGTCACTGTACTGAACTGCGCTCCTGTCCGTCATCATAGTAATTAGAAAGGTCTATTTATCCTGACTGTGAGGACTGCATCTTCCTCATGAGTGTTGCTCCAGGCTAGATAGTAAATCACATCAGATCAGTGGCATCTATCagagtcatatatatatatagaaatggCTCTGCCTCACACATCCTTCCTGCTACATCagaccaccacacacacatctATAAATCTCTTTTATTACATCAAGGTTGTCAAAACACAGGAAAgcaaatctctctctctgccatccaCACGCTCcatccccaccccctctcccctcacccACACTCTACCCCACACCCTACCCTCACCCATCCTCTCACCCACACTCTACCCCTCACCCATCCTCTCACCCACACTCtaccctcccccatcctctccccccACACTCTACCCCTCACCCATCCTCTCCCCCCACACTCTACCCCTCACCCATCCTCTCACCCACACTCTACCCCTCACCCATCCTCTCCCCCACACTCTACCCTCACCCACACTCTACCCCTCACCCATCCTCTCCCCCCACACTCTACCCCTCACCCACCTCTACCCCTCACCcatcctctccccctcgctcCCTCATCTTTCTGTCCCAGGCAGCATTGAGTCCCTTCATGTACATTTCTCTGTGAAGCAGCAGCAACGTCTCCAAGTCCTCCATTCAAACTCCCAAACgaggccacacacctctctgtctctctcgttgttgtaatgtaacaaaaagttAGGCCTCAGTTGAAGCCTCAGACCGTAGTGACTCTCATGACCAGCTCCCGGCTGCTGTTGCTGGGCTGCGGAGGCTGGGGCTGGACCTGAGTGGCGCGGGGCTCCTGCTGCGTCGTCCAGAGGTGCTGGGTGAGCAGGTGGAGGATGTTGTACGCACAGTGGTGGTCCGGCAGGGATGGTGGCCCCCCGTGGCTCTGCTCCGACATTGAGTCCTGCGTCGTCACCGTCGTCAGGCTGGCGGTTGTGGTCGCGGTATAGCCCGGCGCGGAGGCAGCCACTGCGGCcatgagggaggaggtggaggggggaaGCTCATGTCATCCCCGGCCCTGACCCGGGAGGAGCACTCGTCCTGGGGTTGGGCAGGGCCAGGTGTCTGGGCGTGAGCCTGGATTTCTGGTGGTCCTCAGTGTCTTTGATCTTGTCGTAGTTGAGCACCTTCCACTGCTGGTTCACAGCCTGCCAGCGGTTAAAGATCCTGAACACTGAGGGTCCTTCATGGACGATcagcgctagagagagagagacagagagagacagagagaagagggggaggttGTCAGTTACACATGAATACATCCCAAATCCAACATGAGTTGGTAGCGTTCATAATTCACAGAGGGAGTCCTCCAGAGCTCTGTCTGTGGAGTCATATATGTCCCTCCTCAAGTGTCCTGATTGGAGAAGGAAtgaatgagggagaggaggaggaggaggagggaatgaatgagggagaggagaggaggaggaggaggagggaatgaatgagggagaggagaggaggaggagggaatgaatgagggagaggaggagaagagaaagaggcgaggaagagaggaggaggagggcggtGTATTCCATAGGGGACTACGTTGCAAACAAGTAGAATTGCTTTAACGCGTTATCCCCTGGGTTGTGCATCTTTTCCCCCAATAAATCAatcaaggaaggaaggaaggaggacagggaagaagaagaagaagagacgtTCCTCTGTGTGCCGGCCTCACCGATGCAGACGAGGTCCATGAATCCGTACATGGCGTAGCAGATCTGGAAGAGCAGGTCCTGGCGCTGCCACTTGGCCGAGGGACTGAGGGAGGACCACACCAGCCAGGAGATAGAGGCCATGAGGAACAGGGTGCCCAACACGGCCGCAGCTATCTGGACCTTCTCTATCACTGTCAGAGAGATGGCCTGCCactgggatggagagagacagggggggagggggagagcgagagggagggggagggagagagatagagagggggtagagagagaggggggagagagagcaagagaaggggagagaaagagagagagggggagagagagtgaaaaggaggaagagagactacatcatcatcatcacatactattcatacacactatacactagtATTAACCCTATCTCTCTGCAGTgatgtgtgacatgcacccaatTAGAGCTCTCCTCTTCATCCCCTAAAACCCTGCCCCGACTCAAGTCTAAGAGacggtgagtcacacacacacacaccgtacctgTAGTGGGTTGTTGGTGCTGATGGCGATGACGTGGTACTTGTAGTAGCAGAGCTCACAGCTCCAGGAGCCTCTCTCACTGATCCACTTGATGAGGCAGGGCTCATGGGTACAGCGGACCGACCCACTGCAGCGACACGGGCTCAGCAGCTCCCCCTTTGGGATACAAAGGAAAACGCTGCTATCGGTTTGTATTACAGTGAGCCAGCTGAGTTTTGGCCATGGTGCTGaacaattatttatatatacactggatgactgatagggggcgctgtgttgacgCCACcgcgcctccatcttggcactcctacaccattgtaaaaaatattttggaagctatagaaatgtatttattaatgtctacattcgtttttgccacGTTTATCCTATTACAAataccttaatgcatacttttaactgatattatgtgagctaaacataaaaataaaaaattgaaaaatatataaaaatattatccttaaagtatatattttttttattactaatgttactgtccccaatATAACAAAAAATACTTAAATGCATGCAATTTTGTCCttcaaacatttaattgaaaaacGGTACAATTCAATGTATTCCtttggaggactgctcctactggggagtgccaatatggccgaccagtggcttcaaagcctctcattggccaatacatagcatcagtaATCCAGGgttgcaatccagggtttatatacattgGTGACACAGGGCTaatctggcaccctattccctatatagtgcatcacCTTTAGCCagagcagtagtagtgcagtTAATAGGGAGCCATTTTGGACAAAGCCACGTTCTGTCTACATTTCCTATGGACCCACAGCTTTGGAGAACGGTAGATGTAAAGCCTTGTCTCTAGAGTTACCAGTAAACGGGCCCTTCAGTTCTGCACCTACATATCCTCACTGACTCTGTAACTGTATCTATCAGAGTGTGGatcctccagacagacagacagacagggctgtgGTTTCTGGTTTCTTACCTCCCAAAGCTCATGTAATCTGTTTGAACAGAGACCTCCTCAGAGATTAATCCTTACCGCTCTTATCCTGTTATGTGtgaaagtttgtgtgtgtgtgtgtgtagtgcgtgtgtgtgagtgtgtgtgattcTCACATCAGTGCGTTCTACCGTGAACCTGTCATTTATAATCCTCTCAGAGAGagtgatagcgagagagagagagagatttatcaCCAAGGACAgctcagagagagaaagtgaggtgACACGTTAGTGTGTGACACTCATTAAAAAGCTACCAATATTACCAATATAATTTATTCATTCTGGTTCCAGACATCTCACAGCTACCATGGTTATCCATGAGCATGCCACATCCTCTCTGGTTCCAGACATCTCACAGCTACCATGGTTATCCATGAGCATGCCACATCCTCTCTGGTTCCAGACATCTCACAGCTACCATGGTTATCCATGAGCATGCCACATCCTCTCTGGTTCCAGACATTTCACAGCTACCATGGTTATCCATGAGCATGCCACATCCTCTCTGGTTCCAGACATTTCACAGCTACCATGGTTATCCATGAGCATGCCACATCCTCTCTGGTTCCAGACATCTCACAGCTACCAGGGTTATCCATGAGCATGCCACAtcctctctggtcagatgagtccTTTGCCAGGATCTTCTCTAATAAGAAccatgatgtgtgtgtttgttgagagagagagagagagagagagagagagagagagagagagagagagagagagagagagagagagagagagagagagagagagagagagagagagagagagagagagggagaggaggagagagagagagagagagaggggggagagagagagagagagagagagagagagagagagagagagagagagagagagagagagagagagagagagaggccacagcactcaagggagtgatagaaaaagcttattctactttcccctaacgcacaagtggttatctcaaccctgttaccacgaaaatacttccaccctgctaccatagaGCGGGTAAACGctaagtatttcccgtgactgtgcatcaaaaccaaatgtctacctggcccaccactccaccctggacgtgaacagcctttatgaccaggtacacctatacaaggcagcagtgcccaccttcgcccggaccctaaaggatatcgccctcaaccgcagacccaccacctcacacaggagcaacagatcaacagacaccccgcccagaccagcgagacactctcccagacctgcgggaccccccctaggacctacacatagaggacccccgcagagaggacctacatccagaccacagcaccatcagacaca includes these proteins:
- the LOC123487387 gene encoding LOW QUALITY PROTEIN: E3 ubiquitin-protein ligase MARCHF4-like (The sequence of the model RefSeq protein was modified relative to this genomic sequence to represent the inferred CDS: deleted 3 bases in 2 codons), with the protein product MNTNVHLYPPIETDGHMLLSLGVVVWCWGLLSRRPMLRRQGMPKGRCCVLFSDLKVFLLRPPVRSATAIIPMNGQYTDSNGSGTGNDPHSAGTNEPKATEEWLHATGQTGPLDYGSSEEDCSKEKCEERFSLNSRTDSGVRTPQCRICFQGPEQGELLSPCRCSGSVRCTHEPCLIKWISERGSWSCELCYYKYHVIAISTNNPLQWQAISLTVIEKVQIAAAVLGTLFLMASISWLVWSSLSPSAKWQRQDLLFQICYAMYGFMDLVCIALIVHEGPSVFRIFNRWQAVNQQWKVLNYDKIKDTEDHQKSRLTPRHLALPNPRTSAPPGSGPGMHELPPSTSSLMAAVAASAPGYTATTTASLTTVTTQDSMSEQSHGGPPSLPDHHCAYNILHLLTQHLWTTQQEPRATQVQPQPPQPSNSSRELVMRVTTV